In a single window of the Melioribacteraceae bacterium genome:
- the miaA gene encoding tRNA (adenosine(37)-N6)-dimethylallyltransferase MiaA — translation MQYNLITILGPTAVGKTRLAAKLAAKFDGEIISADSRQVYVGMNIGTGKDLVDYAVDDKVVEYHLIDIITPNEEFNLYEFTKRFFISYSNIIGKGKIPFLAGGTGLYLSSILQNYKLNEVSVNQNRRDELSKLKLNELIDILIGLTTNLHNSTDILDKERTIQAILVAESNHEIKNNKIVINSLNIGVAADREMIKKRITERLKKRLKEGMIEEVDLLMKSSISKEKLDFFGLEYRYVSKYLLGELNYNDMFQKLNSSIHAFAKRQMTWFRKMEKEGVKIHWIQYEDYNSAEKILEENHFSI, via the coding sequence ATGCAATATAATCTAATCACAATACTGGGACCAACCGCAGTTGGAAAAACACGCTTAGCAGCAAAACTTGCGGCAAAATTTGATGGAGAAATAATTTCGGCAGATTCACGACAAGTTTATGTTGGAATGAATATTGGGACCGGAAAAGATTTAGTTGATTATGCTGTCGATGATAAAGTTGTTGAATATCATTTAATTGATATTATTACCCCTAATGAAGAATTTAATTTATATGAATTCACAAAGCGTTTTTTTATAAGCTATTCCAATATAATTGGTAAAGGAAAAATTCCATTTCTTGCAGGCGGCACGGGGCTATACCTAAGTTCAATTCTACAAAATTACAAGCTTAATGAGGTGAGTGTTAACCAAAACAGGCGTGACGAACTTTCAAAACTAAAGCTCAATGAACTAATAGATATTTTAATAGGACTTACTACTAATCTTCATAACTCTACCGATATACTTGACAAAGAAAGAACTATACAAGCAATTCTTGTGGCTGAATCAAACCATGAAATAAAGAATAACAAAATTGTTATTAACTCATTGAATATTGGAGTTGCTGCGGATAGAGAAATGATAAAAAAAAGAATTACGGAACGATTGAAAAAAAGATTAAAAGAAGGAATGATTGAAGAGGTTGATTTACTTATGAAAAGCAGTATCAGCAAAGAAAAGTTAGATTTTTTTGGATTGGAATACCGATATGTTTCGAAATATCTGTTGGGGGAATTAAATTATAATGATATGTTTCAAAAACTTAATAGCTCGATACATGCGTTTGCAAAAAGACAGATGACCTGGTTTAGAAAAATGGAGAAAGAGGGGGTTAAAATTCATTGGATTCAATATGAAGATTATAACTCAGCCGAAAAAATTCTAGAAGAAAATCATTTTTCTATATGA
- a CDS encoding glycosyltransferase family 2 protein — MKKALPLYVESYLNKFGTINREVKTFTNKFYDYIVVMPALAEFQNIPKLIDSLRKNRSEILSKTLILVVVNNGENASNEVLDDNRKTIDLIISYALDEKCNLNLALIDASTAGNELKGKDVGVGLARKLGCDKALRLFNYESANKKLLIWLDADCTVAENYLSEIVSEFNNTNLEAAYVNFEHQFDATEIEKSAIVCYEIFLRYYVMGLIYAGSTYAFHSIGSTIICTTDVYVKVGGMNKKRAGEDFYFLEKLSKISTVGKIGNTTVYPSSRQSWRVPFGTGQRVNRFIEEKQDEYLLYNPASFIILKRWLELFNSEESSNPEVLIEKAGNIDNALVNFLTEQNFLENWKKILTNSKSPRQLFIQKKNWFDSFKTMKLIHYLRDNGYPSMNMFDALDMMFEELRVNHPNRGNQSIPKLEIQLEYLSILRKIA, encoded by the coding sequence ATGAAAAAAGCGTTGCCTTTATATGTGGAAAGTTATCTAAATAAATTTGGGACGATTAATCGGGAAGTAAAAACTTTTACAAACAAATTTTATGACTACATTGTTGTAATGCCCGCTTTGGCTGAATTTCAGAACATTCCAAAATTAATAGATTCATTAAGGAAGAATAGAAGTGAGATATTGTCGAAAACACTTATTCTGGTTGTAGTAAATAATGGAGAGAATGCTTCAAACGAAGTACTTGATGATAACAGAAAAACAATTGATTTAATTATTAGTTATGCATTAGATGAAAAATGTAATCTTAATCTTGCGCTAATTGATGCATCAACCGCCGGGAATGAATTAAAAGGGAAAGATGTTGGTGTTGGCTTAGCGCGAAAGTTGGGATGTGATAAAGCTCTGCGATTATTCAATTACGAGTCGGCGAATAAAAAATTGTTAATCTGGCTTGATGCTGACTGCACAGTAGCCGAAAATTATTTATCAGAAATAGTTTCAGAATTTAACAATACAAATTTGGAGGCCGCTTATGTGAATTTTGAGCACCAATTTGATGCGACCGAAATAGAAAAAAGTGCAATTGTATGTTATGAGATATTTCTCCGTTATTATGTGATGGGATTAATTTATGCCGGATCCACTTATGCTTTTCACTCCATTGGCTCAACCATTATTTGTACAACCGATGTATATGTAAAAGTTGGCGGAATGAATAAAAAGAGGGCGGGGGAAGATTTTTATTTTCTGGAAAAATTATCAAAAATTTCTACTGTGGGTAAAATTGGGAATACTACTGTTTATCCATCTTCTCGGCAGTCGTGGCGTGTTCCATTTGGAACGGGACAAAGAGTAAACCGCTTTATCGAAGAGAAGCAAGATGAATATCTTCTCTATAATCCCGCCTCATTCATTATTCTAAAACGGTGGCTTGAACTTTTTAACTCTGAGGAATCCTCTAATCCCGAAGTGCTTATAGAAAAAGCCGGCAATATCGATAACGCGCTGGTTAATTTTTTAACGGAACAAAATTTTTTAGAAAACTGGAAAAAAATTCTAACAAACTCAAAAAGTCCAAGGCAACTATTTATTCAAAAAAAGAATTGGTTCGATAGTTTTAAAACTATGAAACTTATCCACTACTTGAGAGATAATGGATATCCCTCAA